A DNA window from Theobroma cacao cultivar B97-61/B2 chromosome 5, Criollo_cocoa_genome_V2, whole genome shotgun sequence contains the following coding sequences:
- the LOC18598933 gene encoding insulin-degrading enzyme-like 1, peroxisomal, with amino-acid sequence MAVGKEDVEIIKPRTDKREYRRIVLRNSLQVLLVSDPDTDKCAASMNVGVGSFCDPVGLEGLAHFLEHMLFYASEKYPLEDSYSKYITEHGGSTNAFTASEQTNYYFDVNTDCFEEALDRFAQFFIKPLMSADATTREIKAVDSENQKNLLSDAWRMNQLQKHLSSESHPYHKFSTGNWKTLEVRPKAKGVDTRQELLKFYEDNYSANLMHLVVYAKESLDKVQSLVEDKFQEIRNSDRSCFLFRGQPCTSEHLQILVRAVPIKQGHKLRIIWPIPPSIRLYKEGPCRYLGHLIGHEGEGSLFYVLKTLGWATGLSAGEGEWTLEFSFFKVVIDLTDAGHDHMQDIVGLLFKYVQLLQQSGVCEWIFDELSAVCETGFHYQDKFPPIDYVVNIASNMQIYPPKDWLVGSSLPSNFNPDTIQMILNELCPENVRIFWESQKFEGLTDKVEPWYGTAYSIEKVTPSIVQEWMSLAPMEKLHLPAPNVFIPTDLSLKSSQEKVKFPVLLRKSSYSKLWYKPDTMFSTPKAYVKIDFNCPYASNSPEAEVLADIFARLLMDYLNEYAYYAQVAGLYYGIIHTDSGFEVTLVGYNHKLRILLETVVDKIAKFEVKPDRFSVIKEMVMKDYQNFKFQQPYQQAMYNCSLILEDQTWPWMEQLEVLPHLNAEDLAKFATMMLSRAFLECYIAGNIEQEEAESMIQLVEDVFFKGSKPICQPLFLSQHLTNRVVKLERGMNYFYSKEGLNPSDENSALVHYIQVHRDDFILNVKLQLFALIAKQPAFHQLRSVEQLGYITVLMQRNDSGIRGVQFIIQSTVKGPGHIDLRVEAFLRMFESKLYEMTNDEFKSNINALIDMKLEKHKNLREESRFYWREISDGTLKFDRREAEVAALRQLTQQELIDFFNENIKVGATQKKTLSVRVYGNQHLSEINSDKSEPSQPHTIQIDDIFSFRRSQPLYGSFKGGFMKL; translated from the exons ATGGCGGTCGGAAAAGAAGATGTGGAGATTATAAAGCCAAGAACGGACAAAAGAGAATACCGGAGGATCGTCCTTAGGAATTCCCTTCAAGTTCTTCTCGTCAGCGATCCTGATACCGATAAG TGTGCTGCTTCTATGAATGTGGGTGTTGGTTCCTTCTGTGACCCCGTCGGCCTCGAAGGCCTCGCTCATTTTCTTG AGCACATGCTGTTTTATGCTAGTGAAAAGTATCCTTTGGAGGATAGTTACTCAAAGTACATTACAGAG CATGGAGGCAGCACAAATGCGTTTACAGCTTCTGAGCAGACCAACTATTATTTTGATGTTAACACTGATTGCTTTGAAGAAGCTCTGGACCG GTTCGCACAATTCTTCATCAAACCACTGATGTCAGCTGATGCTACCACAAGGGAAATTAAAGCTGTTGATTCTG AGAACCAGAAAAACTTACTGTCTGATGCTTGGAGAATGAACCAG CTTCAGAAACATCTAAGTTCGGAAAGTCATCCATATCACAAATTCAGCACAG GGAACTGGAAAACTTTGGAAGTTAGACCAAAAGCAAAAGGAGTAGATACAAGGCAAGAGCTCCTTAAGTTCTATGAAGACAATTATTCAGCCAACCTCATGCATCTGGTTGTATATGCAAAAG AAAGCCTTGATAAAGTTCAGAGTCTAGTGGAGGACAAGTTCCAGGAAATTCGAAACTCTGATAGAAGCTGCTTCCTATTTCGTGGTCAGCCTTGCACATCGGAACATCTTCAG ATTCTTGTCCGAGCTGTTCCAATAAAGCAAGGCCACAAATTAAGGATTATATGGCCAATACCACCAAGCATTCGTCTTTACAAGGAAGGACCATGCAGGTATCTTGGTCACCTCATTGGCCATGAAGGAGAAGGATCTTTGTTTTATGTCTTGAAAACACTAG GATGGGCTACTGGATTGTCAGCTGGTGAAGGTGAATGGACTTTGgagttttctttcttcaaagtAGTAATAGATCTTACTGATGCTGGCCATg ATCACATGCAGGATATAGTTGGGTTGTTATTTAAATACGTTCAACTGTTGCAGCAGTCTGGTGTTTGTGAATGGATATTTGATGAG CTCTCAGCTGTTTGTGAGACAGGATTTCACTATCAGGACAAATTCCCTCCTATTGACTATGTTGTAAATATTGCATCAAATATGCAG ATATATCCTCCAAAAGATTGGCTAGTGGGGTCATCGTTGCCTTCGAATTTCAATCCAGACACTATACAAATGATACTAAATGAGCTTTGTCCAGAGAATGTCAG AATCTTCTGGGAGTCACAGAAATTTGAGGGACTGACTGACAAGGTTGAGCCTTGGTATGGAACTGCATATTCCATTGAGAAAGTTACCCCCTCAATAGTTCAG GAATGGATGTCATTGGCTCCTATGGAAAAGCTGCATTTACCTGCCCCTAATGTTTTTATACCAACAGACTTGTCTCTTAAGAGTTCTCAAGAGAAG GTCAAGTTTCCGGTTTTGTTGAGAAAGTCatcatattcaaaattatgGTACAAGCCTGATACAATGTTCTCCACTCCTAAGGCATATGTTAAGATAGACTTCAACTGCCCATATGCTAGCAACTCTCCTGAAGCTGAAGTTCTTGCAGATATTTTTGCACGGTTATTGATGGATTACTTGAATGAATATG CTTACTATGCTCAGGTTGCTGGTCTTTATTATGGCATAATCCACACAGATAGTGGTTTTGAG gTCACATTGGTTGGTTATAATCACAAGTTGAGGATCTTGCTGGAAACTGTAGTCGATAAAATTGCAAAATTTGAAGTGAAACCTGACAGGTTTTCAGTAATCAAG gAAATGGTAATGAAGGACtatcaaaatttcaagtttCAGCAACCCTATCAACAGGCTATGTACAATTGCTCATTAATACTAGAGGACCAGACATGGCCTTGGATGGAACAACTTGAAGTTTTACCTCATCTTAATGCAGAAGACCTTGCAAAATTTGCTACCATGATGCTCTCAAGGGCTTTCCTGGAGTGTTACATAGCAG GAAACATCGAACAGGAGGAAGCAGAGTCAATGATTCAGCTTGTTGAAGATGTTTTCTTTAAGGGTTCAAAACCTATATGCCAACCACTTTTTCTGTCCCAGCATCTAACTAATAGAGTTGTCAAGCTTGAAAGAGGCATGAATTACTTCTACTCTAAGGAAGGCCTCAATCCTAGTGATGAGAATTCTGCTTTAGTCCACTATATTCAG GTTCATAGGGACGATTTTATATTGAATGTGAAACTTCAACTTTTTGCCCTTATTGCAAAGCAACCTGCCTTTCATCAGCTTCGATCTGTTGAGCAACTGGGGTACATTACTGTCCTCATGCAGAG GAATGATTCTGGAATCCGTGGGGTGCAATTCATTATCCAATCTACAGTAAAG GGTCCAGGACATATTGATTTGAGAGTTGAGGCATTCCTCAGAATGTTTGAGAGTAAACTGTATGAGATGACAAATGATGAATTTAAG AGCAACATAAATGCATTGATTGATATGAAGCTTGAGAAGCACAAGAATTTGAGGGAAGAATCTAGATTTTACTGGCGAGAGATCAGTGATGGGACGCTCAAGTTTGATAGGAGAGAAGCTGAG GTTGCAGCGTTAAGGCAGCTTACACAACAAGAATTGATAgattttttcaatgaaaatataaaagttggTGCAACTCAAAAGAAGACACTTAGCGTGCGAGTTTACGGGAACCAACATTTGTCTGAAATCAACTCAGATAAAAGTGAGCCATCTCAACCGCACACCATCCAAATTGATGATATCTTCAGTTTTAGAAGATCACAACCGCTTTATGGTTCATTCAAAGGAGGCTTTATGAAGCTGTAG